In Vibrio marisflavi CECT 7928, the following are encoded in one genomic region:
- the recG gene encoding ATP-dependent DNA helicase RecG → MSQLLSAIPLSSLTGVGAKVAEKLARIGLHNVQDLLFHLPARYEDRTRVYPIAKVHPGLWASVQGKVMSADTIFGRKKMLTVKISDGNGTITLRFFNFTAAMKNNFSVDKQVHAYGEIKRGMNGLEIIHPDYKFFQPKQKLQLEQSLTSVYPTTDGLRQLTLRSLTDQALELLDKSAVQELFPEGLYPNQLTMNDALRIIHRPDPSIDLEAFEQGKHPAQVRLILEELIAQNLSMLAVRSKGQQDSALKLPASTVLKNQLLAQLPFTPTSAQARVVQEVESDLAKPFPMMRLVQGDVGSGKTLVAALAALTAIEQGYQVALMAPTEILAEQHAINFANWLKPLEIQVAWVAGKQKKKEKDSQLEAIALGTAKMVVGTHALFQENVHFANLALVIIDEQHRFGVHQRLELREKGAKQGHYPHQLIMTATPIPRTLAMTAYADLETSVIDELPPGRSPIQTVAIPDTKRGDIIERVKNACLNENKQAYWVCTLIDESEVLEAQAAADTAEELSNKLPELKIGLVHGRMKPTEKQAVMDAFKRNELSLLVATTVIEVGVDVPNASLMIIENPERLGLAQLHQLRGRVGRGSVASHCVLLYHSPLSKTAQKRLGVLRESNDGFVIAQRDLEIRGPGELLGTKQTGMAEFKIADLIRDQHLVAEVQRIANHIHRQYPTNATAIIERWLGNRDQYSNA, encoded by the coding sequence ATGAGTCAGCTACTATCTGCCATTCCACTATCTTCTCTAACTGGAGTTGGAGCTAAAGTTGCAGAAAAGTTGGCTCGAATTGGTTTACACAACGTCCAAGATCTACTGTTTCACCTACCCGCTCGATACGAAGACAGAACTCGCGTCTACCCGATAGCCAAAGTACATCCTGGCCTTTGGGCTTCAGTACAAGGCAAAGTAATGAGTGCGGATACGATTTTTGGTCGTAAGAAAATGCTGACGGTAAAGATAAGCGATGGTAATGGCACAATCACGCTGCGCTTTTTTAATTTCACTGCTGCAATGAAGAACAACTTCTCCGTCGACAAGCAAGTGCACGCCTATGGAGAAATTAAGCGCGGTATGAATGGCCTTGAAATCATCCATCCTGACTACAAATTCTTTCAGCCAAAGCAAAAGCTGCAATTAGAGCAAAGCTTAACTTCAGTTTATCCCACCACAGATGGGCTGCGCCAATTAACGCTGAGAAGTCTCACCGACCAAGCGTTAGAGTTGCTAGATAAATCGGCTGTACAAGAGCTTTTTCCTGAAGGCTTGTACCCAAATCAACTAACGATGAATGACGCACTACGTATCATTCACCGCCCCGATCCAAGCATTGATCTAGAAGCCTTTGAGCAAGGCAAACATCCGGCACAAGTTCGGCTTATTTTGGAAGAGCTGATCGCGCAAAACCTATCAATGTTAGCGGTTCGCAGCAAAGGCCAACAAGATTCTGCACTGAAGTTGCCAGCCTCAACTGTACTAAAAAACCAATTACTTGCTCAGCTTCCGTTTACTCCAACAAGTGCCCAAGCTCGTGTTGTACAAGAGGTAGAGTCAGATCTAGCAAAACCTTTCCCAATGATGCGCCTTGTGCAAGGCGACGTGGGTTCAGGAAAGACATTGGTAGCGGCCTTAGCTGCACTCACTGCAATTGAGCAAGGTTACCAAGTCGCACTCATGGCTCCGACAGAAATCCTCGCAGAGCAGCATGCCATCAACTTTGCAAACTGGTTAAAACCATTAGAAATTCAAGTGGCATGGGTTGCAGGAAAACAAAAGAAAAAAGAAAAAGATAGTCAACTTGAAGCTATAGCATTAGGCACCGCTAAAATGGTGGTTGGCACTCATGCATTGTTTCAAGAAAACGTTCATTTTGCGAATTTGGCATTAGTCATTATTGATGAGCAACACCGCTTTGGTGTTCACCAGCGCTTAGAGCTTCGAGAAAAAGGAGCCAAGCAAGGCCATTACCCGCACCAATTGATCATGACCGCAACGCCAATTCCTCGTACGCTGGCAATGACGGCTTATGCCGACTTAGAAACATCCGTGATTGATGAACTGCCACCCGGTCGTTCACCTATCCAAACGGTTGCGATTCCTGACACCAAACGTGGTGATATCATAGAGCGCGTCAAAAATGCCTGCCTAAATGAAAACAAGCAAGCCTATTGGGTGTGTACACTCATTGATGAATCTGAAGTGTTAGAAGCTCAAGCTGCAGCAGACACGGCAGAAGAGCTATCAAATAAACTACCAGAGCTTAAGATTGGCTTAGTTCATGGCCGAATGAAGCCTACAGAAAAACAAGCAGTAATGGATGCGTTTAAACGCAACGAATTAAGTTTGTTGGTTGCCACAACAGTCATTGAAGTGGGTGTCGATGTGCCAAATGCCAGTTTGATGATCATTGAAAACCCGGAGCGCTTGGGTTTGGCGCAATTGCACCAGTTAAGAGGTCGAGTAGGCCGAGGTAGCGTAGCCAGCCATTGTGTGCTGTTGTACCACTCGCCACTTTCCAAGACCGCTCAAAAAAGGTTAGGCGTACTTCGAGAAAGCAATGATGGCTTTGTCATTGCCCAGCGAGATCTAGAAATTCGAGGGCCGGGTGAGTTACTCGGAACCAAACAAACAGGCATGGCCGAGTTTAAGATTGCCGATTTAATCCGCGATCAGCACTTAGTTGCCGAGGTTCAGCGCATTGCTAACCACATTCATCGCCAATATCCGACCAACGCTACAGCTATAATAGAGCGTTGGCTTGGCAACCGAGACCAATACTCCAACGCCTAA
- a CDS encoding Qnr family pentapeptide repeat protein: MNKVDTIFEQRDFSKQDLQGSSFRRCQFINCSFDYADLRDAKFIDCRFIEPTEVIGSSFRSANLKDASFTDCMLAMCQFSRADCFGIEFRKCDLKGADFQLANFANYITEKSYFCSAFVTGCNLSYCNFENAQLEKCDLFENRWSGANLSGASLNGADLSRGEFSSEQWGTFSLEHCDLTNVDLEGVDVRRVSLHGVKICDWQQAQLLEPFGLIVI; this comes from the coding sequence ATGAACAAAGTCGATACTATTTTCGAGCAAAGAGATTTTTCGAAGCAAGATTTACAGGGTAGTTCATTTAGGCGTTGTCAGTTTATCAATTGCAGTTTTGACTATGCCGATTTGAGAGATGCGAAGTTTATTGACTGCCGTTTTATCGAGCCTACCGAGGTGATTGGCAGCAGTTTTCGTAGTGCTAACCTTAAAGATGCGAGTTTTACCGATTGTATGCTGGCGATGTGCCAGTTTAGTCGTGCTGACTGTTTTGGTATTGAGTTTCGTAAATGTGATCTAAAAGGAGCAGACTTTCAGTTAGCTAATTTTGCTAACTACATTACTGAGAAATCTTATTTTTGCTCAGCCTTTGTCACCGGGTGCAACCTTAGCTACTGCAACTTTGAAAATGCACAGTTGGAAAAATGTGATTTATTTGAGAACCGTTGGAGTGGGGCAAACTTATCGGGTGCTAGCTTAAACGGAGCTGACCTGTCTCGTGGTGAATTTAGCTCAGAACAATGGGGGACATTTAGCTTAGAGCATTGTGATTTAACCAATGTAGATCTAGAAGGTGTGGACGTTCGCAGGGTTTCTCTACATGGCGTCAAAATCTGTGATTGGCAACAAGCCCAATTGTTAGAGCCGTTTGGGCTCATCGTGATCTAG
- the envZ gene encoding two-component system sensor histidine kinase EnvZ: MRIRSSFTQSIIIFFTLLIASQVYSYYAVFNYALMPSLQQFNKILGHEISLMLDESNNRDSLKIGDPARHRVLDQLGVTIHSLKNPLVEKEYNQSVPIELMSEDMSHELGVNTEVRMTVDSHSYVLWMKIDSMPNSLLRIPLTELREGDFAPLFRNSLFMAILIVAGGWLFVRLQNRPLIALEKAAKEVGRGEIPPPLDEKGPSEIRAVTRAFNQMSRGIQALEEDRALLMAGISHDLRTPLTRIRLATEMMSPEESYLADGIISDTEECNEIINQFMDYLKPVNKQSFEPVDINTIAQDVANAEGSKDADIDVVIGDNTLPAIGSPIALKRAVTNLVVNAIRYGNGWLKISTGMTADKKLVWVCVEDNGPGIEQEQIAKLFEPFTRGDTARGSEGTGLGLAIVKRIISQHHGSVVINNRSEGGLRAQISFPTKQAK, from the coding sequence ATGCGCATCCGCAGCTCTTTTACTCAATCTATTATTATCTTTTTTACGCTGTTAATCGCGAGCCAAGTCTACTCTTACTATGCGGTATTCAATTACGCCTTAATGCCTAGTTTGCAGCAGTTCAATAAGATCCTTGGTCATGAAATCAGCTTGATGCTAGATGAGTCAAACAACAGAGACTCATTGAAAATTGGTGATCCTGCTCGACACAGGGTGTTAGACCAGCTGGGTGTGACCATACATTCCCTCAAGAACCCATTGGTAGAAAAAGAGTACAACCAGTCGGTGCCAATTGAGCTTATGAGTGAAGATATGAGTCACGAGCTTGGCGTAAATACTGAAGTGCGCATGACGGTCGATAGCCACAGTTATGTACTTTGGATGAAAATAGACTCGATGCCTAACTCGTTGCTTCGCATACCTCTTACCGAATTGCGTGAAGGTGATTTTGCTCCTTTGTTCCGTAATAGCTTGTTTATGGCCATTCTTATCGTTGCAGGTGGCTGGTTGTTTGTTCGGCTACAAAACCGTCCGCTTATTGCTCTAGAGAAAGCGGCGAAAGAAGTTGGCCGAGGAGAAATTCCGCCACCGTTAGACGAGAAAGGTCCATCAGAAATACGTGCGGTGACACGGGCATTTAATCAAATGTCGAGAGGGATACAAGCATTGGAAGAAGACCGAGCCTTGCTAATGGCGGGTATCAGTCACGATTTGCGCACACCGCTCACCCGAATTCGATTAGCCACTGAAATGATGTCTCCAGAGGAAAGTTATTTGGCTGATGGAATTATCAGCGATACCGAAGAGTGCAACGAGATCATCAACCAATTTATGGATTACTTGAAACCGGTAAATAAGCAGTCATTTGAACCTGTTGACATCAATACCATTGCGCAAGATGTCGCCAATGCGGAAGGTTCAAAAGACGCAGATATTGATGTTGTCATTGGTGACAACACGCTTCCAGCTATCGGTAGTCCAATCGCACTTAAGCGCGCAGTGACCAACTTGGTAGTCAATGCGATTCGTTACGGGAATGGTTGGCTAAAAATAAGCACAGGGATGACCGCGGATAAAAAGCTAGTATGGGTTTGCGTTGAAGATAACGGCCCCGGAATTGAACAAGAACAAATTGCCAAGCTATTTGAACCATTTACTCGCGGCGATACTGCGCGTGGTAGCGAAGGAACAGGGCTTGGCCTAGCAATCGTGAAGCGAATTATTAGCCAGCATCACGGCTCGGTTGTGATTAACAACCGAAGTGAAGGTGGCTTACGTGCGCAAATAAGCTTTCCGACTAAGCAAGCGAAGTAG
- the ompR gene encoding osmolarity response regulator transcription factor OmpR, translated as MQENYKILVVDDDARLRSLLERYLTEQGFQVRGVANSEQMDRLLTRENFHLMVLDLMLPGEDGLSICRRLRNANNMLPILMLTAKGDEVDRIVGLEVGADDYLPKPFNPRELLARIKAVLRRQTIEAPGAPSTEESIVEFGDFRLNLGTREMFRGEESMPITSGEFAVLKTLVTNAREPMSRDKLMNMARGREYSAMERSIDVQISRLRRMLEVDPSKPRYIQTVWGLGYVFVPDGKEV; from the coding sequence ATGCAAGAAAACTACAAAATTTTAGTGGTCGATGATGACGCACGCTTACGTTCACTATTGGAACGCTATTTAACTGAACAAGGCTTCCAAGTCCGTGGCGTAGCAAACAGTGAGCAAATGGATCGTTTACTGACACGTGAAAACTTTCATTTAATGGTGCTCGACTTAATGCTGCCTGGCGAAGATGGCTTATCTATTTGTCGCCGTCTACGCAATGCTAATAACATGTTGCCAATTTTGATGCTGACAGCAAAAGGTGATGAAGTCGATCGTATCGTTGGCCTTGAAGTAGGTGCAGATGATTACTTGCCTAAGCCATTCAACCCTAGAGAGTTACTTGCTCGCATCAAAGCGGTGTTACGTCGCCAAACGATAGAAGCGCCTGGAGCACCAAGCACTGAAGAGTCTATCGTCGAGTTTGGTGATTTTCGATTGAACCTTGGTACACGAGAAATGTTCCGCGGCGAGGAGTCGATGCCAATTACGTCAGGCGAGTTTGCTGTACTCAAAACATTAGTTACTAATGCTCGAGAGCCAATGTCGCGTGATAAGCTAATGAATATGGCGCGTGGCCGTGAGTATTCTGCGATGGAGCGTTCGATAGATGTTCAAATCTCTCGCTTACGCCGAATGCTAGAGGTTGACCCAAGTAAACCTCGATATATCCAAACTGTTTGGGGGCTCGGATACGTGTTCGTCCCTGATGGTAAAGAGGTATAA
- a CDS encoding DUF4870 family protein codes for MLESQREAEAKTQALIAYILMAIGLFTGLFWLIGAIWAMVKKSSAEGTLYYHHFTNMITTFWVSLLLSILGSVTAFLMIGYVILFLTYIWSIYRIVKGLATALSGRVYS; via the coding sequence ATGCTCGAGTCGCAAAGAGAAGCTGAGGCTAAAACTCAAGCGCTGATTGCGTATATCCTTATGGCTATAGGTTTGTTCACTGGTCTGTTTTGGCTGATTGGCGCTATTTGGGCGATGGTGAAGAAATCTAGCGCGGAAGGCACTCTTTATTACCATCACTTCACCAATATGATTACGACTTTTTGGGTTTCTCTTCTGTTATCGATCCTGGGTAGTGTGACAGCATTTCTGATGATTGGTTACGTGATCCTATTTTTGACTTACATTTGGTCAATTTATCGAATAGTAAAAGGGCTCGCTACTGCTCTTTCTGGACGTGTTTATTCATAA
- the greB gene encoding transcription elongation factor GreB — translation MKTKLITREGYNKLKQEHDYLWNERRPEVTKIVTWAASLGDRSENADYTFNKRLLRQIDRRVRFLRKLLPEVTIVDYSPQQEGKVFFGAWVEIENEAGEVKKFRIVGPEEIYGDDVKGYISIDSPMARALLKKQVDDEFVVKTPEGEKEWFVNSIEYEKS, via the coding sequence TTGAAAACCAAGCTGATTACCCGTGAAGGATATAACAAACTTAAACAAGAGCACGATTATCTGTGGAATGAAAGACGCCCTGAGGTGACGAAAATAGTTACTTGGGCGGCAAGCCTTGGGGATAGATCAGAAAACGCCGACTACACCTTCAACAAAAGGTTATTGAGGCAAATTGATAGACGCGTACGTTTCTTGCGTAAGCTGCTGCCAGAAGTGACTATTGTTGATTACTCACCGCAGCAAGAAGGTAAAGTATTCTTTGGCGCTTGGGTTGAAATCGAAAATGAAGCTGGCGAAGTGAAGAAGTTTCGCATTGTCGGCCCTGAAGAGATTTACGGTGATGATGTCAAAGGCTATATATCCATCGATTCACCGATGGCGCGGGCTCTTTTGAAGAAACAAGTCGATGACGAGTTTGTGGTAAAAACCCCAGAGGGTGAGAAAGAGTGGTTTGTAAACTCGATTGAGTATGAGAAATCTTAA
- a CDS encoding ATP-dependent zinc protease family protein, producing the protein MKKIALVAFAIAISVGVSMSFALDSYSVREPAYTLDKKLVLGEEENVYFSSVKGLEKVPFIAKIDTGADSTSIDARDIHIRTINHKLAHLKDQALLAAILNLSKRHTADWLDKKSNATFVSFMLVNPYTGEKTKVERPLVKVSQIRSRSSDEPILRPLVTMPLTIAGKTFDTVVNLTNRSHFSAQVLIGRTLLAGKAWVFGGYKYLQEQPNAIIAGRKETISIEGIAVKSEFSFKYNFSRLYADDIKVDKQRQLATFEVEGTNDKSKTLTLPIARMLKVSGKMKPLVYLPVNLDKSTKQYWLAYLDDSPKGESSLRIGNNTISRYLLIEPEQKNLFKKDLITYRQWKQANEALAISPFEQLSVEGIRIATTVSSRIVTPLLRVDEMSYLGSGKSEKVTYTLKNESGERVTKTKPVLRWLTIGKHRRPVVTDKLTILGSTQSVDFALQTLSKDKEYSYLTIGRKFNNHPVLVNPRVDQLLTEHPLFRAGHIEKVQVAGMTFSAKLDTGADISSISAENIHLFKENGKQMVRFLYQDKQDNGKVFTLPVVDMVKIKAKKGEKANQRPVVEMKVKLGNLEETIRVNLQDRSRFDYSMILGQNFLKYGVLVGSDKNYRLGK; encoded by the coding sequence ATGAAAAAAATTGCGCTCGTTGCATTTGCCATTGCCATCAGTGTCGGCGTTAGTATGAGTTTTGCGCTGGACAGCTATTCGGTGAGAGAGCCCGCTTACACGCTAGACAAAAAGCTGGTGCTTGGTGAAGAAGAGAATGTTTATTTCTCTTCAGTTAAAGGGTTAGAAAAAGTCCCCTTCATTGCGAAAATTGATACAGGTGCTGATTCCACCTCGATTGATGCGCGAGATATTCATATTCGAACCATCAACCATAAGCTTGCCCACCTAAAAGACCAAGCTCTGTTAGCTGCGATCCTCAATCTATCGAAGCGTCACACCGCTGATTGGCTGGACAAGAAATCAAACGCGACTTTTGTTTCTTTTATGTTGGTCAACCCGTATACAGGTGAGAAAACCAAAGTAGAACGCCCATTGGTGAAGGTAAGCCAAATACGCAGCAGAAGTAGCGATGAGCCAATTTTACGCCCATTGGTGACTATGCCTCTTACCATTGCAGGTAAAACGTTTGATACTGTGGTTAACCTGACCAATCGCAGTCACTTCTCCGCTCAAGTGTTAATTGGCCGAACGTTATTAGCAGGTAAAGCTTGGGTGTTTGGTGGCTATAAGTATTTACAAGAGCAGCCGAACGCCATTATTGCTGGCCGAAAAGAAACGATTTCAATTGAAGGCATAGCGGTGAAGTCTGAGTTTTCTTTTAAATACAACTTTAGCCGATTGTATGCAGACGATATTAAGGTAGACAAGCAGCGACAATTAGCCACGTTTGAAGTAGAAGGGACAAACGATAAGAGCAAAACACTGACTTTGCCGATTGCACGCATGTTGAAAGTGAGTGGAAAAATGAAGCCTTTGGTTTACCTGCCAGTAAACTTAGACAAATCAACTAAGCAATATTGGCTGGCATACCTAGATGATTCGCCCAAAGGTGAAAGCTCTCTGCGCATTGGTAACAATACAATCAGCCGCTATCTGCTGATTGAGCCTGAGCAGAAGAACTTGTTTAAGAAAGACTTAATAACGTATCGTCAGTGGAAGCAAGCAAATGAAGCATTAGCGATCTCCCCATTTGAACAGCTTTCTGTTGAAGGTATACGCATTGCGACAACGGTCTCTTCTCGTATAGTCACACCGTTGCTAAGAGTTGACGAGATGTCTTATTTGGGCTCAGGGAAAAGTGAAAAGGTGACGTACACGCTCAAAAATGAGTCAGGAGAGAGAGTCACTAAGACCAAGCCTGTTCTGCGCTGGCTAACCATTGGCAAGCATCGACGTCCTGTAGTTACAGACAAATTGACGATTTTAGGTAGCACTCAATCGGTTGATTTTGCGTTGCAGACTTTGAGTAAAGACAAAGAGTATTCCTACTTAACAATAGGCCGAAAGTTCAATAACCACCCGGTATTGGTTAACCCAAGAGTTGATCAGCTTTTAACTGAACACCCATTGTTTAGGGCTGGTCATATAGAGAAAGTGCAGGTAGCTGGAATGACGTTCTCTGCCAAGCTTGATACGGGCGCAGATATCAGTTCTATCAGTGCCGAGAACATCCATTTGTTTAAGGAAAATGGCAAACAAATGGTGAGATTTCTTTATCAGGATAAACAAGACAATGGAAAAGTATTCACGCTTCCTGTTGTCGATATGGTGAAAATCAAAGCCAAGAAAGGCGAGAAAGCGAATCAGCGACCTGTAGTCGAAATGAAAGTGAAGCTCGGCAATCTTGAAGAAACGATTAGAGTGAACTTGCAAGATCGATCTCGGTTTGATTACAGCATGATATTAGGACAAAATTTTCTAAAGTATGGCGTCTTGGTTGGTAGCGACAAAAACTATCGACTGGGAAAGTAA
- a CDS encoding Tex family protein yields the protein MSQAICQLIANELQVRLEQVSATVTLIDDGNTVPFIARYRKEVTGGLDDTQLRNLDSRLSYLRELSGRRETIIKSIKDQGKLTDELAKQLEEADTKTRLEDLYLPYKPKRRTKGQIAIEAGLEPLADTLWQQPQTNPDQEAEKYFNADKGIQETKQALDGARAIVMERIAENAELIAKLRQHLNKNAMISSRVVDGKQFTGEKFKDYFEHDELLSKVPSHRALAMLRGRNEGVLTLSMNADPDQEAAVKESFCESLIYQHYGINLNNAPADSWRKQVVSWAWRIKLSMHMETELMSALKERSEVEAINVFATNLKDLLMAAPAGPRATLGLDPGLRTGSKIAIVDTTGKVLATETIYPHPPQSQYDKSAQIVEALIKKHHVDLVAIGNGTASRETDAFVADIIKRSKLNVQKIMVSEAGASVYSASELAAKEFPNMDVSLRGAVSIARRLQDPLAELVKIDPKSIGVGQYQHDVSQSLLSKQLDAVVEDCVNAVGVDVNTASPALLARVAGLSSTIAQNIVTYRDENGRFESRSTLKKVARLGPKAFEQCAGFLRILNAKNPLDSSAVHPEAYSLVKSIAEKNQKNIKDLIGNGDFLKRLHASDYIDENFGLPTVRDIIKELDKPGRDPRPEFQTATFADGVNEISDLEPGMVLEGVVSNVANFGAFVDIGVHQDGLVHISALTNKYVADPREVVKAGDIVKVKVMEIDVKRKRIGLSMRLDDEVGQASASRKPDNRSPRNQQRKQQAPQNSAMGGAFAQAFAKAKK from the coding sequence ATGAGCCAAGCAATCTGTCAATTAATTGCCAACGAACTGCAAGTTCGCCTCGAACAAGTAAGCGCAACAGTGACCTTAATCGATGATGGAAATACCGTTCCGTTCATCGCACGCTACCGTAAAGAAGTCACTGGCGGGCTGGATGACACCCAATTACGCAATCTAGACAGCCGCTTATCCTACTTGCGGGAGCTTAGTGGCCGTCGCGAAACCATTATTAAATCAATCAAAGATCAAGGTAAGTTGACTGATGAACTGGCTAAGCAGCTAGAAGAGGCCGATACAAAAACGCGCTTAGAAGACCTTTACCTACCATACAAGCCGAAACGTCGTACTAAAGGGCAAATTGCAATCGAAGCGGGATTAGAGCCGCTGGCCGATACCCTCTGGCAGCAGCCTCAAACCAACCCAGATCAAGAAGCGGAAAAGTATTTCAATGCAGATAAAGGCATTCAAGAGACCAAACAAGCTTTAGATGGCGCTCGTGCAATCGTTATGGAGCGGATTGCTGAAAACGCGGAGTTGATTGCCAAACTGCGTCAGCACCTAAATAAAAATGCCATGATTTCTTCTCGAGTTGTGGATGGAAAGCAATTCACTGGCGAGAAATTCAAAGACTACTTTGAACATGACGAGCTGTTAAGCAAAGTGCCTTCTCACCGCGCTTTAGCCATGTTGCGCGGTCGCAATGAAGGCGTACTTACTCTATCGATGAATGCCGACCCAGATCAGGAAGCTGCAGTAAAAGAGTCGTTTTGTGAGAGCCTTATATACCAGCATTACGGTATCAATTTAAATAACGCACCAGCGGACTCTTGGCGCAAACAGGTAGTTAGCTGGGCATGGAGAATCAAGCTTTCCATGCACATGGAGACGGAACTAATGAGCGCACTTAAAGAGCGTTCTGAGGTTGAAGCCATCAACGTCTTTGCAACCAACTTGAAAGACTTACTTATGGCGGCGCCAGCAGGACCACGAGCAACACTTGGTCTCGATCCGGGCCTTAGAACTGGTTCTAAAATTGCCATCGTCGACACAACAGGCAAGGTACTAGCAACGGAAACCATCTATCCTCATCCGCCACAAAGTCAATATGATAAGTCAGCGCAGATTGTCGAAGCTTTGATAAAAAAACACCACGTGGATCTGGTAGCGATTGGTAATGGTACGGCTTCACGTGAAACCGATGCATTTGTTGCGGATATCATTAAACGCAGCAAACTCAACGTACAAAAAATTATGGTCAGTGAAGCGGGTGCTTCTGTGTATTCGGCTTCTGAGCTTGCAGCGAAGGAGTTTCCAAATATGGATGTATCTTTAAGGGGTGCAGTATCCATTGCTAGGCGCCTGCAAGACCCTCTTGCTGAGCTGGTTAAAATCGACCCTAAGTCCATCGGTGTTGGTCAATATCAGCACGACGTTAGCCAATCCCTACTATCTAAGCAGTTAGATGCCGTAGTAGAAGACTGTGTAAATGCGGTAGGCGTTGACGTAAATACTGCCTCTCCTGCGCTTCTTGCACGCGTTGCTGGACTTAGCAGCACCATTGCTCAAAACATTGTGACTTATCGCGATGAAAACGGTCGATTCGAGTCTCGCTCAACACTGAAAAAGGTTGCTCGCCTTGGGCCCAAAGCATTTGAACAATGCGCAGGCTTTTTACGTATCCTAAATGCCAAAAACCCTTTAGACAGTTCTGCTGTTCACCCAGAAGCCTATTCACTGGTCAAAAGCATTGCTGAAAAGAACCAGAAGAATATTAAGGATCTAATTGGCAACGGTGATTTCCTAAAACGTCTGCACGCGTCAGACTACATTGATGAAAACTTTGGCTTGCCAACAGTTCGAGACATTATCAAAGAGCTCGATAAACCGGGGCGTGACCCTCGCCCAGAGTTTCAAACCGCGACCTTTGCGGATGGCGTCAATGAGATTTCTGATCTTGAGCCAGGAATGGTGTTAGAAGGAGTAGTGTCAAATGTGGCAAACTTCGGTGCATTCGTTGATATCGGCGTTCACCAAGATGGGTTGGTGCATATTTCAGCTCTCACGAATAAGTATGTTGCCGACCCACGCGAAGTCGTCAAAGCGGGCGATATCGTTAAAGTGAAGGTAATGGAAATAGACGTGAAAAGAAAACGAATCGGCTTATCGATGCGTCTTGATGACGAAGTTGGCCAAGCATCAGCATCACGCAAGCCCGATAACCGTTCTCCGCGCAACCAGCAGAGAAAACAGCAAGCCCCACAAAATAGTGCAATGGGTGGTGCATTCGCTCAAGCCTTTGCGAAAGCGAAAAAGTAA